From the Desulfurispira natronophila genome, one window contains:
- the phnD gene encoding phosphate/phosphite/phosphonate ABC transporter substrate-binding protein produces MKNSTLISLWFVSLLLLIGLTLYNSLNLKREEIVTIDSDKVISTDSITTQQEFYSVAVSSMISPLETLRGYGPLLEQLEARLGRQIRLIQRRTYQEVNDLIEAGKVDIGFICTLAYVKASEFGAQLVAVPQVDGNASYQAYVITRKDSGIYSLEQLKGKRFAFTDPISFSGHLALLGELHKLNATPENYFASTFFTYSHDNSLRAVHDGIVDGATMDSLVFYATAMIYPELTENLQVVHVSPMVGSPPVVARPGMSEEEFELIRRIFLYMHNEPEGREALDTLYVDRFVMGDDAHYNYIRKLRQELEFGSYAD; encoded by the coding sequence ATGAAAAACTCGACGTTGATTTCCCTGTGGTTTGTTTCACTGCTGCTCTTAATAGGCCTTACCCTCTACAATAGCCTGAATTTGAAACGCGAAGAAATTGTTACTATAGATTCTGACAAGGTCATAAGTACTGATTCCATCACAACCCAGCAGGAGTTTTATAGCGTCGCAGTATCCTCCATGATTTCACCATTGGAGACACTGCGGGGTTATGGGCCCCTGCTGGAGCAACTTGAAGCAAGGCTAGGCCGCCAGATCAGATTGATACAAAGGCGCACCTACCAAGAAGTGAACGACCTAATTGAAGCCGGCAAGGTTGATATTGGTTTTATCTGTACTCTCGCCTACGTTAAAGCTTCTGAGTTTGGTGCTCAACTTGTTGCGGTTCCTCAGGTAGATGGTAACGCCTCCTATCAGGCTTACGTTATTACTCGCAAAGACAGTGGCATCTACTCACTTGAGCAGTTAAAAGGCAAACGCTTTGCTTTCACCGATCCTATTTCTTTTTCCGGTCACTTGGCCTTATTGGGCGAACTGCATAAGCTCAACGCAACACCAGAGAATTACTTTGCTAGCACATTCTTTACTTACAGCCATGACAACTCCCTGCGTGCTGTTCATGACGGTATTGTCGATGGGGCAACCATGGACAGTCTGGTCTTTTACGCCACTGCCATGATCTACCCAGAGCTGACAGAAAACCTACAGGTTGTGCATGTATCACCCATGGTAGGCAGTCCGCCGGTGGTAGCTCGCCCAGGGATGAGCGAAGAGGAGTTCGAGCTTATTCGCCGTATTTTCCTATATATGCACAATGAACCAGAAGGCCGTGAGGCTTTGGATACCCTTTATGTCGACCGATTTGTTATGGGTGATGACGCTCACTATAACTATATTCGAAAACTCAGACAGGAGCTTGAATTTGGTTCGTATGCTGACTAG